The Halomonas sp. HAL1 genome segment TTTTGTGCCTGTGACAAGCTCATGGTATCTTGCGGTATCCCGGTTAGCGCTTAACGCTCCATCTTACGGTGAAACGTCACCGAGTGAAAGCGATCGCGTGAATGCGCCCATCTCTTATTCCAGTGTTAGATTCCCACATGCAGCAAAAGCCCCCAAGCCGTAAACATTCCGTTAGCAAAACCAGCAATAACTGGAAGAAGGAGCATTTTGACGACCAGTACGTGAAGCAGAGTTGGCAAGATGGCTATCGCTCTCGTGCCAGCTATAAGCTGATTGAGCTGGATGAAAAGGATAAACTGCTGCGACCCGGTATGACGGTCATTGATTTAGGGGCAGCGCCCGGCGGATGGAGTCAGATTGCTGCTGAGCGGGTAGGGCCTGAAGGTGTGGTCATCGCTTCTGATATTTTGGAGATGGATGCGCTCGCAGGCGTGGACTTTATCCAGGGGGATTTTACGGAAGAGGCGGTGTTGGAGGCGATATTAAAACGTCTAGATAATCGTCGCGTAGACCTTGTGATGTCGGATATGGCCCCCAATATGAGTGGTATGGCGGCAATTGATCAGCCTCAGGCGATGTACTTAGTGGAGTTAGCGTTAGAACTCGCTCGCGAAACTCTGTCACCCGGTGGTCGGTTTTTAGCTAAAGTATTCCAGGGGGAAGGGTTTGACGCTTACCTGAAAGAGTTACGCAGCAGCTTTAGCAAGGTAGTGACTCGCAAGCCGGATGCATCGCGGGCACGCTCCCGTGAAGTCTATTTTCTGGCCGAAGGGTTTCGCGGTTAACGCATCATATGGTTCGATAATTTTACCTATGATGGGATAACGGTGTATGTGGTTCATAGCCAAGATTTATCAGCGCGATTGCCAGACAGGCAAGCGCAACGTGTGTCACATTAGCCGCAATACGCGCGTGACACAGATGGCCCGAGGCATAAGACGCTTTGGCAATGGTTAAACGCTTGATGCTGATGTAATGTCGTAGTACTAAGATTATTAGTAGCAGGCTTTATTAAGCATCAGGTTTTAACTGACGGATTCTTGTAATGAGGGTAGCCCCTTGAATGATATGGCGAAGAACCTGATTCTGTGGTTGGTCATCGCGGCCGTCCTACTGACAGTGTTCAATAATTTCAGCACCGAAAGTGCACCGCAAAACACCAACTATTCTCAGTTTGTGCAGCAGGTGCAAAATCAGCAGGTACGTAGCGTCACGATTGATGGTTACACCATCAGTGGTGAGCGTACGGATGGCTCTCAGTTTCAGACGATCCGCCCATCGGCAGAAGATCCGAAGCTGATGGACGACCTGTTGAGCAATAATGTGACGGTCGTGGGTAAAGAGCCAGAGCAGCAAAGTATCTGGACACGGCTGCTTATTGCCAGCTTCCCGATTCTGCTGATTTTGGGCATCTTTATGTTCTTTATGCGCCAAATGCAGGGTGGCGCCGGCGGCGGTAAAGGCGGCCCGATGAGCTTTGGTAAATCGAAGGCCAAGCTGCTCTCTCAAGATCAGATCAAAACGACCTTTGCTGACGTGGCTGGCTGTGATGAAGCCAAAGAAGAAGTCGAAGAGTTGGTCGACTTCCTACGTGACCCCACCAAATTCCAGCGTTTGGGCGGTACGATTCCCCGCGGCGTGTTAATGGTAGGGCCCCCAGGTACCGGTAAAACGCTGCTGGCAAAATCCATTGCTGGCGAAGCGAAAGTGCCGTTCTTCTCTATCTCGGGCTCTGACTTCGTTGAAATGTTTGTCGGTGTCGGCGCATCACGTGTGCGCGACATGTTCGAACAGGCTAAGAAGCAGGCGCCCTGCATCATCTTTATCGATGAAATTGATGCTGTGGGTCGCTCTCGCGGTGCTGGCATGGGTGGCGGTAACGACGAGCGCGAGCAGACGTTGAATCAGCTGCTGGTCGAGATGGATGGTTTTGAGGCCAACGAAGGCGTCATCGTTATCGCTGCAACTAACCGCCCGGACGTGCTTGATCCTGCGCTAATGCGCCCAGGCCGCTTTGACCGTCAGGTTACCGTTGGCTTGCCGGATATTCGTGGTCGTGAGCACATTCTTGGCGTTCACCTGCGTAAAGTGCCGTTGGGTGATGACGTAAAACCGCAGCTGATTGCCCGCGGCACGCCTGGCTTCTCTGGCGCGGATTTGGCCAACCTGGTCAACGAAGCCGCACTTTTTGCTGCGCGCCGCAATAAGCGCCTAGTCAGCATGGAAGAGTTGGAGCTGGCTAAAGACAAGATCATGATGGGCGCTGAGCGCAAGTCGATGGTCATGACCGATAAAGAGAAGCTCAACACCGCTTATCATGAATCAGGTCACGCCATTATCGGTTTGGTTGTGCCTTCGCATGATCCGGTCTACAAGGTAACCATTATCCCCCGTGGGCGTGCCCTCGGCGTGACGATGTTCTTGCCGGAAGAGGATCGCTACAGCCTGTCGCGTCAGCAAATTCTGGGGCAGATCTGCTCGCTGTTTGGTGGTCGTATTGCTGAAGAGATGACGTTGGGTCCGAACGGTGTCACCACCGGCGCCTCTAACGATATCAAACGCGCCACTGAGCTTGCCCACAACATGGTGGCGAAGTGGGGCTTGTCGGACGAGATGGGTCCGATCATGTACGACGAGGACGAGTCGCATCAGTTCCTCGGTGGCCCGGGTCAGGGCGGCAGTAAGATGAAGTCGGGTGATACCACGACGCGCCTTGATAAAGAAGTGCGTAAAATCATCGACGATTGTTATGAGCAGGCGCGCCAAATCCTGACTGATAATCGCGACAAGCTTGATGCCATGGCCGAAGCGTTGATGAAGTATGAGACTATTGATGCTACGCAGTTGAAAGACATCATGGAAGGTCGCGCCCCGCGCCCACCGGAAGGCTGGGACGACGGTGATTCATCCGGCGGCGGTACACCAGTTGGCGGTGGTGATAAGCCAAAAGCGCAAGAAGCCGATGATGATACGTCTACCAATGCTTCTGGCGGCGACGGTGAAGAGGATGATGACGAGCCGCGCCGTCGGCCTTCAGATCCTCTTGGCGGCCCGGCGGGTCCCTAGGTGATTAGATAGTTAACCCTGCGTATAAGCCGAAGGCGCCCCGTCAAGGGGCGCCTTTTTTGTTATGCTGTACCTATAACACTGCAAAGTTTCTTTTATTGACCAGGCTGCAGCATGAAATCACTTATGGATACGTCCTCTACGCAAACAGCTGAAAATGCTTTCCAGCTGCGTTGTGGACGCCACCTGCTGGATCTCTCCTTTCCCCGCGTTATGGGCATCCTTAATGTAACACCCGACTCTTTTTCTGATGGCGGTCAGCACGTGGCGTTAGATGATGCGTTGCGCCATGCCGAGCGAATGTTGGCGGAAGGGGCGGCAATCATTGATGTGGGCGGCGAGTCGACTCGTCCTGGCGCTACGCCTGTCAGCCCCCAGGAAGAGCTTGACCGGGTTGCCCCCGTGGTAGAAATCCTGGTGAGCGAACTGGATGCGCTGGTATCGGTGGATACCAGTTGTCCTGCCGTTATCCGCGAGGCGAGTGAGCTGGGCGCCGGTATGCTTAACGACGTGCGCGCGTTAGAGCGCGAAGGGGCACTGTTGGCTGCGGTGGGCAGTGGCCTGCCCGTTTGCTTAATGCATCGCCAGGGCGAGCCGCAAGATATGCAGCAAGCACCTGCTTATCCGCGCCCAATTGAGGAAGAGGTAGCAGACTATTTGGCCCGTCGAGTGGCCGAGTGTGAGGCGGCCGGGCTGCGCCGTAATCGGCTTTTAATTGATCCTGGTTTTGGCTTCGGCAAAACCGTCGAACACAATCTACGCTTACTCAAATATATGGAGACTCTGCAATCGTTGGAGCTTCCATTGCTGGTAGGTATGTCGCGCAAGAGTATGATTGGCAAAGTGTTAGGCCGCCCGGTAGAGGAGCGTCTTTCCGGTGGTTTGGCACTGGCGGCCATGGCGGTAGAGCGTGGGGCGAATATTCTGCGTGTACATGATGTCGCTGCAACGGTAGATGCAGTCAATATGGCGTGGGCGGTACTACAAGAGGGCTGCGAGCCGCCGCTTAACAAGGAGTCTAACGCATGACAAGGCGCTATTTTGGTACCGATGGTATTCGCGGCACAGTGGGTAAATCGCCCATTACGGCTGATTTTATGCTCAAGCTAGGCTGGGCGGCAGGGCAGGTCTTGCGTCGTGATAAAGGCCGAACGCGGGTGTTAATTGGCAAAGATACGCGTATCTCTGGCTACATGTTTGAATCCGCATTAGAGGCGGGGCTTTCTGCCGCCGGTGTGGATGTGTCGCTGCTGGGGCCAATGCCGACGCCGGGCATCGCCTACTTAACGCGTACGTTCCGTGCCGACGCGGGGATTGTCATTTCGGCATCGCATAACCCCTTCGATGACAATGGCATCAAATTCTTCTCCGCAGAGGGCAAGAAGCTTCCTGATGAAACGGAAGATCGTATTGAGGCCATGCTTGAAGCGCCACTGACCACGGCAGAAGCCGCTCAGTTGGGTAAAGCTACCCGTATCGACGACGCCGCAGGCCGTTACATCGAATTTTGCAAATCAACCCTGCCTGA includes the following:
- the ftsH gene encoding ATP-dependent zinc metalloprotease FtsH → MNDMAKNLILWLVIAAVLLTVFNNFSTESAPQNTNYSQFVQQVQNQQVRSVTIDGYTISGERTDGSQFQTIRPSAEDPKLMDDLLSNNVTVVGKEPEQQSIWTRLLIASFPILLILGIFMFFMRQMQGGAGGGKGGPMSFGKSKAKLLSQDQIKTTFADVAGCDEAKEEVEELVDFLRDPTKFQRLGGTIPRGVLMVGPPGTGKTLLAKSIAGEAKVPFFSISGSDFVEMFVGVGASRVRDMFEQAKKQAPCIIFIDEIDAVGRSRGAGMGGGNDEREQTLNQLLVEMDGFEANEGVIVIAATNRPDVLDPALMRPGRFDRQVTVGLPDIRGREHILGVHLRKVPLGDDVKPQLIARGTPGFSGADLANLVNEAALFAARRNKRLVSMEELELAKDKIMMGAERKSMVMTDKEKLNTAYHESGHAIIGLVVPSHDPVYKVTIIPRGRALGVTMFLPEEDRYSLSRQQILGQICSLFGGRIAEEMTLGPNGVTTGASNDIKRATELAHNMVAKWGLSDEMGPIMYDEDESHQFLGGPGQGGSKMKSGDTTTRLDKEVRKIIDDCYEQARQILTDNRDKLDAMAEALMKYETIDATQLKDIMEGRAPRPPEGWDDGDSSGGGTPVGGGDKPKAQEADDDTSTNASGGDGEEDDDEPRRRPSDPLGGPAGP
- the rlmE gene encoding 23S rRNA (uridine(2552)-2'-O)-methyltransferase RlmE → MQQKPPSRKHSVSKTSNNWKKEHFDDQYVKQSWQDGYRSRASYKLIELDEKDKLLRPGMTVIDLGAAPGGWSQIAAERVGPEGVVIASDILEMDALAGVDFIQGDFTEEAVLEAILKRLDNRRVDLVMSDMAPNMSGMAAIDQPQAMYLVELALELARETLSPGGRFLAKVFQGEGFDAYLKELRSSFSKVVTRKPDASRARSREVYFLAEGFRG
- the folP gene encoding dihydropteroate synthase codes for the protein MKSLMDTSSTQTAENAFQLRCGRHLLDLSFPRVMGILNVTPDSFSDGGQHVALDDALRHAERMLAEGAAIIDVGGESTRPGATPVSPQEELDRVAPVVEILVSELDALVSVDTSCPAVIREASELGAGMLNDVRALEREGALLAAVGSGLPVCLMHRQGEPQDMQQAPAYPRPIEEEVADYLARRVAECEAAGLRRNRLLIDPGFGFGKTVEHNLRLLKYMETLQSLELPLLVGMSRKSMIGKVLGRPVEERLSGGLALAAMAVERGANILRVHDVAATVDAVNMAWAVLQEGCEPPLNKESNA